Proteins co-encoded in one Flavobacteriaceae bacterium MAR_2009_75 genomic window:
- a CDS encoding alpha-L-rhamnosidase, with protein sequence MKNTILFIFTLILLVSCENKDTDKTGIQIEKVSINYFKNPLGIDDLTPRISWAMSSEGRNKKQSAYQIKVADSKEGLEKESSLLWDSDKIISSQNTHITYAGRPLQSGQSCYFKIRVWDENDSVSDWSEVGFWTMGLLNKEDWKAKWIGFKTKDNDPKDPLHLPAPPYLRKSFSVEGEVKRATLYVTSLGVFEMSLNGEKIGNDLLAPGWSDYDKRIYYKTYDISGDLDQGTNAMGAILGDGWYAGYVGPKVLSNPRNRELYGLHPALFCQLEVEYEDGKKETIVSDESWKASEGPLRYADLLMGTGYNANFEFDGWDTVGYDDQGWANVYLHEGTEAALEAYPGNSIQVYDELEPVEITEPNKNVYVFNLGQNFAGHAKLKVSGNKNDTIVIRYGERLHDDGTLMTENLRFARATDAYILKGEGTEEWQPKFTYHGFQYVEVTGLKNKPDKNTITGIAFGSSIPMVSEFTSSDETLNRMFENVIWTQRSNFMEVPTDSPQRDERLGWLGDVQIFSKSALYNATLGAFNAKWFADVRDAQYDFGAYSTFAPRPYPELVWFSPGWMEAGVMVPYNTFKFYNDTKIVEDHYASMTQFMDYHIEKSGETGYFYPENSWKEVNPKGGFGDWLSMTDKNLAHDIMASMYYQYALKIMAEMSTAIGNNEKASYYKEVYDKSVSAFINHYMDEDGKFTINDDAYGDGKGYFEGEKGFTGHTQSAYATAIYFDILPDALKEKAKKHLVDLLEENDNLPSSGILGIRQLLPALSAVGRGDLAYQILLKKDYPSWGFQIKNGATTIWERWNSYTPEAGFNGEMNAEMNSFNHYAFGAFSQFLFAQMAGIETKGAGFNNIIIKPDLGNNSLSHVKGEYGSINGKIVSSWSIEGSSFSIKVEVPVNTDATIYVPSIGDSSVTESGEGIDLETIKFIEEKDGYEVYQIGSGSYSFESKI encoded by the coding sequence ATGAAGAACACAATACTTTTTATTTTCACTCTTATACTTCTTGTTTCTTGTGAAAATAAAGATACAGACAAGACAGGGATACAGATAGAAAAGGTATCCATTAACTACTTTAAAAATCCTTTAGGAATTGATGATTTGACGCCGAGAATTAGTTGGGCAATGTCATCCGAGGGTCGAAACAAAAAGCAATCGGCATATCAAATAAAGGTGGCTGATTCAAAAGAAGGCTTGGAGAAAGAAAGTAGTCTTTTGTGGGATTCAGATAAAATAATTTCCAGCCAAAATACTCATATTACATATGCCGGAAGACCACTGCAATCGGGCCAAAGTTGTTATTTTAAAATTAGGGTTTGGGATGAAAATGATTCGGTATCGGATTGGAGTGAAGTAGGATTTTGGACAATGGGGCTACTGAATAAGGAAGATTGGAAAGCCAAATGGATTGGGTTCAAAACCAAAGACAACGACCCAAAAGACCCACTTCATCTACCTGCTCCACCTTATTTGCGAAAATCATTTTCGGTAGAAGGAGAGGTCAAAAGGGCTACGCTTTATGTAACCTCCTTAGGAGTTTTTGAGATGTCGTTGAATGGTGAAAAAATCGGCAATGACCTACTGGCCCCCGGATGGTCAGATTATGACAAACGAATTTATTATAAGACTTATGATATCAGTGGAGATTTAGACCAAGGTACCAATGCAATGGGCGCCATTTTAGGTGATGGCTGGTATGCAGGGTATGTTGGCCCCAAAGTATTGTCCAATCCTAGAAACCGTGAGCTGTATGGTCTGCATCCAGCATTATTCTGTCAATTGGAAGTAGAATATGAAGATGGGAAAAAAGAAACAATCGTTTCGGACGAAAGTTGGAAAGCAAGTGAAGGCCCTTTGCGTTATGCAGATCTTTTGATGGGGACAGGGTACAATGCCAATTTCGAATTTGATGGATGGGATACCGTGGGTTATGATGACCAAGGTTGGGCCAATGTATATTTACATGAAGGTACCGAAGCTGCATTGGAAGCCTATCCAGGAAATAGCATCCAAGTATATGATGAACTGGAGCCCGTTGAGATTACAGAACCAAATAAGAACGTCTATGTTTTTAATTTGGGGCAGAATTTTGCTGGACATGCCAAATTAAAGGTATCTGGAAATAAAAACGATACCATTGTAATCCGTTATGGTGAACGACTTCACGATGATGGAACCTTGATGACGGAAAACCTTCGTTTTGCAAGGGCAACGGATGCATATATTCTCAAAGGAGAGGGTACGGAAGAATGGCAACCTAAATTTACCTATCATGGATTTCAGTATGTTGAGGTCACCGGATTAAAGAATAAACCAGATAAAAATACTATTACTGGAATTGCTTTTGGTTCATCCATTCCCATGGTAAGTGAATTCACTTCTTCTGACGAAACATTGAACCGTATGTTTGAAAATGTGATATGGACGCAGCGCTCCAACTTTATGGAAGTGCCTACCGATAGTCCTCAGCGCGACGAACGTTTGGGTTGGTTGGGCGATGTACAGATATTTTCAAAATCGGCTCTTTACAATGCAACCCTTGGAGCATTCAATGCCAAGTGGTTTGCAGATGTACGCGATGCTCAGTACGATTTTGGAGCGTATTCCACATTTGCACCCAGACCTTATCCAGAATTGGTCTGGTTTTCCCCTGGGTGGATGGAAGCAGGTGTTATGGTACCGTACAATACCTTTAAATTTTATAACGACACTAAAATAGTTGAAGATCACTATGCGTCTATGACCCAGTTTATGGATTACCATATCGAAAAAAGTGGTGAAACAGGTTACTTTTATCCAGAAAATTCTTGGAAAGAAGTAAATCCTAAAGGAGGATTTGGAGATTGGTTATCCATGACCGATAAAAATTTGGCGCATGACATCATGGCCTCAATGTATTATCAATATGCATTAAAAATAATGGCCGAGATGAGTACTGCGATTGGTAATAATGAGAAGGCGTCATACTACAAAGAAGTGTATGATAAATCCGTATCGGCTTTTATTAACCATTATATGGACGAGGATGGAAAATTTACCATAAATGATGATGCTTATGGTGATGGAAAGGGTTATTTTGAAGGTGAAAAAGGTTTTACAGGCCATACCCAATCGGCATATGCAACTGCAATTTATTTTGATATACTGCCCGATGCCCTAAAAGAAAAAGCTAAAAAACACTTAGTGGACCTTCTCGAAGAAAACGACAACCTGCCCTCATCCGGTATTTTGGGCATTAGGCAATTATTGCCCGCGTTATCAGCTGTGGGACGTGGAGATTTAGCGTATCAGATTTTGTTAAAAAAGGACTATCCAAGTTGGGGTTTTCAGATTAAGAATGGGGCCACGACTATTTGGGAACGTTGGAACAGCTACACGCCGGAAGCTGGTTTTAATGGAGAAATGAACGCAGAAATGAATTCTTTTAACCACTATGCCTTTGGAGCGTTTTCCCAGTTTCTTTTTGCTCAAATGGCCGGTATTGAAACCAAAGGTGCGGGTTTCAATAATATCATCATAAAGCCCGATTTGGGAAATAATTCCTTATCCCATGTTAAAGGGGAGTATGGGTCTATAAACGGTAAAATCGTTTCTTCATGGTCAATCGAGGGGTCATCTTTTTCAATTAAGGTTGAAGTGCCAGTAAATACAGATGCAACCATATATGTGCCCTCGATAGGAGATTCTTCGGTCACAGAAAGCGGAGAAGGCATTGATTTGGAGACTATAAAATTTATTGAAGAGAAAGATGGGTATGAGGTATACCAAATAGGGTCTGGAAGTTACTCTTTTGAATCCAAAATATAG
- a CDS encoding alpha-L-rhamnosidase-like protein has protein sequence MKQNRGTYQLAIPILYVLLLLFTSCEFTNEQKALNFTKLQEDFSQPKDNNTLWCYWYWIGDDISKEGITKDLEAMKKAGIGAALIGNINPDEKDGEVPMLSEDWWEHMVHAVNEGKRLGVDIGAFNCPGWSQSGGPWVKPEMAMRYMTFSEAKVKGGQEVKVKLAKPTSEFQDTYVLAFPSIASEVKTLSSSNAKINVTPVIKNVDKLIDRDTTTVAGFLKSVENYQVDITANEAFVARSLRLIPSTDEFKATCEVYANTDGTYTKIKSFDIDRSKLSPNVGPDRYAPILVALPETQAKEFRIKFKAEGDVFQSNTYPNAKIEALNLSEIVFSKAVGLEDYTEKSLGKMHPTPFPSWDSYLWEQQEAIDKSSLKIAKDQVINVTDKMEADGTLSWKAPEGEWTIQRFGMTPTGTKNAPSAPQGKGYEIDKMSEELVRFHFEQFIGKFIDKIPEKNKSAFKYVIADSYEMGSQNWTDNFEVTFESTYGYNPLSFLPVYSGKIVQSLEASERFLWDVRRLVADKVAYEYVGGLRKISEENNLKLWLENYGHWGFPSEFLMYGGQSSLVSGEFWNEGTLGNIECKAASSAAHIYGKPMVSAEAFTAAHRSYVRHPALLKKRGDWSYTEGINHFVLHLYIHQPDDTRIPGVNAWFSTEFNRHNTWFEKSKAYFDYLRRCQHMLQQGNYAADICYFIGENTPLMTGPTNPEIPKGYSHDFINAEVILNDMKVEKGDLVLSNGM, from the coding sequence ATGAAACAAAATAGAGGCACATATCAATTAGCAATACCCATACTTTATGTTCTGTTACTGCTATTCACTTCATGCGAATTTACAAACGAACAAAAGGCTTTAAATTTCACAAAGCTTCAAGAAGATTTTTCACAGCCAAAAGATAACAACACCCTATGGTGCTATTGGTATTGGATAGGTGATGATATTTCAAAAGAAGGCATCACAAAAGACTTGGAAGCTATGAAAAAAGCGGGTATTGGGGCAGCATTGATTGGAAATATCAATCCAGATGAAAAGGATGGTGAAGTACCCATGTTGAGTGAGGATTGGTGGGAACATATGGTTCATGCCGTAAATGAGGGCAAACGTCTTGGTGTTGATATCGGCGCATTTAACTGCCCAGGGTGGAGCCAATCAGGCGGGCCGTGGGTAAAACCCGAAATGGCCATGCGCTACATGACCTTTTCTGAAGCCAAAGTGAAAGGAGGTCAAGAAGTGAAGGTAAAGCTGGCCAAACCCACCTCAGAGTTCCAAGACACTTATGTACTTGCATTCCCTTCAATTGCATCCGAGGTGAAAACGCTTTCCAGCAGTAATGCAAAAATCAATGTTACTCCAGTCATCAAAAATGTAGACAAACTCATAGACAGGGATACCACAACGGTAGCCGGATTTTTAAAATCGGTTGAAAACTATCAAGTCGATATTACTGCCAACGAAGCTTTTGTTGCAAGAAGTCTGCGACTTATCCCTTCAACTGATGAGTTTAAGGCAACATGTGAGGTATATGCAAATACAGACGGAACTTATACCAAAATCAAGTCTTTTGATATAGACCGAAGCAAATTGAGTCCTAACGTGGGGCCAGATAGATATGCTCCAATATTGGTTGCGCTGCCCGAAACTCAAGCCAAGGAATTTCGAATAAAATTTAAGGCCGAGGGCGACGTATTCCAATCCAATACCTATCCCAACGCCAAAATAGAAGCTTTGAACCTATCCGAAATAGTGTTCTCGAAGGCTGTAGGACTTGAGGACTATACTGAGAAAAGTTTGGGCAAAATGCATCCAACACCATTTCCATCATGGGATAGTTATTTGTGGGAACAGCAAGAAGCCATAGATAAAAGCTCCCTAAAAATAGCCAAAGACCAAGTAATCAATGTCACTGATAAAATGGAGGCCGATGGAACACTTTCTTGGAAAGCACCTGAAGGGGAATGGACCATTCAACGCTTTGGAATGACACCTACCGGAACCAAGAATGCTCCTTCTGCACCACAAGGGAAAGGTTATGAAATTGATAAAATGAGCGAAGAACTTGTGCGCTTTCATTTTGAACAATTCATAGGCAAGTTCATTGACAAGATTCCAGAAAAAAACAAAAGTGCCTTTAAATATGTCATTGCAGATAGTTATGAAATGGGCTCACAGAACTGGACCGATAATTTCGAGGTAACCTTTGAGAGCACCTACGGTTATAATCCACTTTCTTTTTTACCGGTTTACTCAGGCAAAATCGTTCAAAGCCTTGAGGCCTCTGAACGTTTTCTTTGGGATGTAAGACGGCTGGTTGCTGATAAAGTAGCCTATGAATATGTTGGAGGGTTAAGAAAGATAAGCGAAGAAAACAACTTAAAACTATGGCTTGAAAACTACGGTCATTGGGGCTTTCCTTCAGAATTTTTAATGTACGGTGGGCAATCCAGCTTGGTTTCTGGAGAGTTTTGGAATGAGGGGACATTAGGAAATATTGAGTGCAAAGCGGCGTCTTCCGCTGCCCATATTTACGGAAAGCCAATGGTATCGGCCGAAGCTTTTACAGCTGCGCATAGAAGCTATGTAAGACATCCGGCGTTATTGAAGAAAAGGGGGGATTGGTCCTATACCGAAGGGATCAATCATTTTGTATTGCATCTTTACATACATCAACCCGATGATACAAGGATTCCCGGCGTCAATGCTTGGTTCAGCACAGAATTCAACAGGCACAATACTTGGTTCGAAAAATCTAAGGCCTATTTTGATTACTTGCGCAGATGCCAGCATATGCTACAACAAGGTAATTATGCTGCAGATATCTGTTACTTCATTGGAGAGAATACCCCTTTGATGACAGGCCCCACAAACCCGGAAATTCCTAAAGGATATTCCCATGATTTTATCAATGCCGAAGTCATTTTAAATGATATGAAAGTGGAAAAAGGAGACTTGGTATTGTCAAACGGTATGTGA
- a CDS encoding secreted protein — protein MSTNKKDTRRNFIKKTSTAGLGLAFGAPSIFAYNPLTNSSLNNLNFGIIGFGGKGGHAYSICAPLTNIKFKAVCDINPFNRAKAKEVMGGKHDIQVYEDYEEMIDKEKLDAVIINTPDMWHARQSIHCMKKGVHVYCEKTMAFNQEEAAEMVRVMNQTGMKLQIGHQRRSTTNYLEAFKMAHENKLFGRLTNAVGQWNNSRYSRRAWKKQEIDDTKLAKYGYGSYDEYANWRCFKSVSNGIIADLGAHQIDIYSWFFKANPHRIMIAGSRDYYPLSYTDHEDNIFVIFDYKTPQGPARAFYEVIANSSALGVTERIIGDKGAVVLSLNSNKVALYKEDSADQQLWDNLVSNNILKNMADQEKLNRTYVDETAPQITYKINVKEKYNAFTAHMLNFTEAIMGNESLNCDAAEAYRCELPVFKIAEALRKNEAIVNINDSEYVVS, from the coding sequence ATGAGTACAAACAAGAAAGATACCAGAAGAAATTTCATTAAAAAAACTAGTACTGCGGGTTTAGGTTTGGCTTTTGGAGCGCCAAGTATTTTTGCTTATAACCCACTAACAAACTCATCTTTAAATAATTTGAATTTCGGAATCATTGGTTTCGGCGGTAAGGGAGGTCATGCTTATAGTATATGTGCCCCTCTAACAAATATTAAGTTCAAGGCGGTATGTGATATAAACCCATTCAACAGGGCAAAAGCCAAGGAAGTCATGGGTGGGAAACACGATATCCAAGTATATGAGGACTATGAGGAAATGATTGATAAGGAAAAATTGGATGCCGTAATCATAAATACACCAGATATGTGGCATGCCCGTCAATCTATACATTGTATGAAAAAAGGAGTTCATGTCTATTGTGAAAAAACCATGGCCTTTAATCAGGAGGAAGCTGCCGAAATGGTCAGGGTAATGAACCAAACGGGAATGAAGCTGCAAATTGGGCATCAAAGAAGGTCCACTACAAATTATCTTGAAGCCTTTAAAATGGCCCATGAGAATAAACTATTTGGAAGGTTGACCAACGCCGTTGGGCAATGGAACAATTCAAGATATAGTAGAAGGGCATGGAAGAAACAAGAAATCGATGATACCAAATTGGCTAAGTATGGTTACGGCTCTTATGACGAATATGCAAATTGGCGATGTTTTAAAAGTGTAAGCAACGGTATCATTGCAGACCTGGGTGCCCATCAAATTGATATTTACAGTTGGTTTTTTAAAGCAAACCCACATCGAATTATGATTGCCGGTTCACGCGACTATTATCCGCTTTCATATACAGATCATGAAGATAATATATTTGTAATATTTGACTATAAAACACCGCAAGGACCAGCCCGAGCATTTTACGAAGTAATTGCAAACTCTAGTGCTTTAGGTGTAACGGAAAGAATTATAGGTGATAAAGGAGCAGTTGTATTAAGTTTAAATAGTAACAAAGTAGCCCTTTACAAAGAAGATTCTGCTGACCAACAATTATGGGATAATCTGGTATCCAATAACATATTAAAAAATATGGCGGACCAAGAAAAATTGAACCGCACCTATGTTGATGAGACAGCACCCCAGATAACTTATAAAATTAATGTGAAAGAAAAGTATAACGCATTTACGGCTCATATGTTAAACTTTACTGAGGCAATCATGGGCAATGAATCTCTTAATTGTGATGCGGCCGAAGCATATCGATGTGAATTACCTGTTTTCAAAATTGCTGAAGCCCTTAGAAAAAATGAAGCCATAGTAAATATTAACGACAGCGAATATGTGGTTAGTTAA
- a CDS encoding alpha-L-rhamnosidase-like protein (manually curated) produces MMVLPSLNTMRPDLLEKIESLIRKGGKVYGSHPEKSPSLQNYPESDNKVENLAQKIWQDATSKIQTYGDGTVLQNMALDSALTHLKIAKDVDLNADIPVLWTHRNLPGMDIYFLTNQGDEKLEFAPSFRVKGLKPQLWDAMTGTIKHLSEYTQTENHIKMPLVMQPGQSWFVVFTNKENNAVADAYRTNFPKNKVVKELNTNWELNFSDKTIGPEETIQLDNLMDWTQSENPKVKYYSGTASYSTTFEINKEEKTEYLLDLGQLGVMASVKLNGTEIGTSWMPPHVLKLGDVLQEGENQLEFEVVNVWRNKLTGDAQLPDQEKSTWVTDDWITEEEALIPSGLMGPVTIKSLVE; encoded by the coding sequence ATGATGGTTTTGCCCTCACTAAACACCATGCGGCCCGATCTGCTCGAAAAAATAGAATCACTTATTCGCAAAGGAGGCAAAGTCTACGGCAGTCATCCAGAAAAATCACCAAGCCTACAAAATTATCCAGAATCGGATAATAAGGTTGAAAATTTGGCGCAGAAAATTTGGCAAGATGCCACTAGCAAAATACAAACGTATGGCGATGGCACCGTTTTGCAGAACATGGCTTTGGATTCTGCCCTGACCCATCTAAAAATTGCTAAAGATGTAGATTTAAATGCGGATATACCTGTGCTATGGACACATAGAAACCTACCTGGAATGGATATTTATTTTTTGACCAATCAGGGTGATGAAAAACTGGAATTTGCGCCTTCTTTTAGGGTTAAAGGATTAAAACCACAGTTGTGGGATGCCATGACGGGTACAATAAAGCATCTAAGTGAATACACTCAAACAGAAAACCATATCAAAATGCCATTGGTCATGCAGCCTGGACAAAGTTGGTTTGTTGTTTTCACCAATAAAGAAAACAACGCTGTAGCCGATGCTTACCGAACCAACTTTCCCAAAAACAAAGTTGTTAAGGAGCTCAATACCAATTGGGAACTAAATTTTTCAGATAAAACCATTGGACCAGAAGAAACAATTCAATTGGATAACCTTATGGATTGGACCCAAAGCGAAAATCCTAAAGTAAAATACTACTCGGGCACCGCTAGCTATTCTACTACGTTTGAGATAAATAAGGAAGAAAAAACCGAATATCTATTGGATTTAGGGCAGCTTGGTGTTATGGCTTCAGTAAAACTCAATGGAACTGAAATAGGCACCTCTTGGATGCCTCCACATGTCTTAAAACTTGGCGATGTACTCCAAGAAGGAGAAAATCAACTAGAATTTGAAGTTGTAAATGTCTGGCGCAATAAGTTGACCGGTGATGCCCAACTGCCCGACCAGGAAAAAAGTACATGGGTCACAGATGATTGGATTACTGAAGAAGAAGCTTTAATACCTTCTGGCCTCATGGGACCAGTGACCATAAAAAGTCTGGTAGAGTAG
- a CDS encoding arylsulfatase yields the protein MLLATISDIKMYRKSNPLLLLLLILFCSTIVGQESTRPNIILIVADDLGYSDLGCYGSEIKTPHLDNLAANGVRLANMNNAGMCVISRSSMLTGKYWPETGYGIKKGKNLAEMLKKRNYHTGIVGKWHLDGNPIEKGFDYFFGFLGGYSSYFEGSPDYRLNHQPFSDFGENFYSTDAFSERAASFIKQSSKLKDKPFFLYLSYQAPHNPLQAPKEEIMKYRGKYLQGWENIRDARIRKQKHLGIVEKQVPLPAYPKNLPLWETLSPNQKDLEDLRMSVFAAMVEHMDSGIGKVITALEETDVLNNTLILFLSDNGTDSFSVMDDEMLKRNLLPGDIGSNYQPGTGWAYASVAPNRLYKISQHNGGIKTGAIAFWPKGILKANRTNKQPLHVVDIAPTLLELATQEEPKRDKENKGFSGQSFIKILENKSWQRNEPMFFQFMDNRAIRTNNWGLVEVDGNGWELYDLKKDPLETHDLASKHPNMVNKLEKKWMSLWKLTSNKDGYTPESTRESPHYKPQGDRGSGEPYVPSAMPHFLKQKYPISKN from the coding sequence GTGCTGCTGGCCACTATATCAGACATAAAAATGTACAGGAAAAGTAATCCCCTTCTTTTATTACTATTGATTCTATTTTGTTCTACCATCGTAGGTCAAGAATCCACAAGACCTAACATTATACTAATCGTAGCAGACGACCTTGGTTACAGTGACCTTGGCTGTTACGGCAGTGAAATAAAAACACCTCATCTCGATAATTTGGCGGCCAATGGAGTCAGGCTCGCCAACATGAACAATGCTGGTATGTGTGTTATTTCAAGAAGTTCAATGCTAACAGGAAAATATTGGCCCGAAACGGGTTATGGTATTAAAAAAGGGAAAAATTTGGCCGAAATGCTTAAAAAAAGGAATTATCACACCGGAATCGTTGGTAAATGGCATTTGGATGGAAATCCAATAGAGAAGGGTTTTGACTATTTTTTTGGTTTTCTTGGAGGATATTCAAGCTATTTTGAGGGAAGCCCTGATTATAGATTGAATCATCAGCCTTTTAGCGATTTTGGGGAGAATTTTTACAGTACCGATGCATTTTCAGAGCGTGCGGCCAGCTTTATAAAGCAGAGTTCTAAACTAAAGGACAAACCTTTTTTCCTTTATCTGAGTTATCAGGCACCGCATAATCCCCTTCAGGCTCCAAAAGAAGAAATAATGAAGTACAGGGGAAAGTATCTTCAGGGTTGGGAAAACATCCGTGACGCACGAATCAGAAAACAAAAGCATTTGGGCATTGTTGAAAAGCAAGTTCCACTTCCAGCTTATCCAAAAAACCTACCGCTATGGGAAACATTGTCCCCCAACCAAAAAGACTTGGAGGATCTTAGAATGTCCGTGTTTGCCGCCATGGTGGAACATATGGATTCAGGTATCGGGAAAGTTATCACTGCCCTGGAAGAAACTGACGTTCTCAACAATACATTAATACTATTTTTAAGCGATAATGGCACCGACTCTTTCTCGGTCATGGATGATGAAATGCTCAAAAGAAACCTTTTGCCAGGCGATATCGGTTCCAATTACCAGCCTGGTACTGGATGGGCATACGCAAGTGTAGCCCCAAACCGTCTCTATAAAATCAGCCAGCACAATGGAGGTATTAAAACTGGTGCCATTGCCTTTTGGCCCAAAGGCATTTTAAAAGCGAACAGGACCAATAAACAACCTCTTCATGTGGTTGATATAGCCCCTACCCTCCTTGAATTAGCAACGCAAGAAGAGCCAAAAAGAGATAAGGAGAACAAGGGTTTTTCCGGTCAATCTTTTATTAAAATCCTAGAAAACAAGTCTTGGCAAAGAAATGAACCTATGTTCTTTCAATTTATGGATAACCGTGCCATACGAACCAACAACTGGGGGCTGGTAGAAGTTGATGGTAATGGATGGGAATTATACGATTTAAAAAAAGACCCTTTGGAAACCCATGACCTTGCCAGTAAACATCCTAACATGGTCAATAAATTGGAGAAAAAGTGGATGTCCTTGTGGAAACTAACAAGCAATAAGGATGGTTATACGCCAGAGAGTACACGTGAAAGTCCGCATTACAAACCACAGGGAGATCGAGGTTCTGGTGAACCTTATGTGCCATCTGCCATGCCCCATTTTTTAAAGCAAAAATATCCAATCAGTAAAAATTAG
- a CDS encoding alpha-L-rhamnosidase-like protein, protein MKHSILFLITVLAYTLGLNAQLPPSFGKDVSERARPSEMTKVYLTPSKVIWKSDNTGQFLINPEQLLKKGNGQLAVNENNLFQLKSTHENKPGILLDYGKEIHGGVKIAMGIKKDKSPVKLRLRFGESVGEAMSEIGGETNATNEHSMRDFVVEVPWLGTIEVGETGFRFLRIDVVEANQEVPLKSVEAAFVYRDIPYLGSFKSSDERLNEIWLTGAYTVQLNMQDYLWDGIKRDRLVWVGDMHPEVMTINTVFGNHDIVHKSLDLARDQHPLPQWMNGISSYSMWWLLIHKNIYDYHGDLEYLKEQKSYMIALLDQLASFIDKDNKETLDGVRFMDWPTSEIPEAVHAGLQAMMVMTFEAGSEIMDIYGKPELKKKYGKVAERLRKHKPRDNTTKQAAALMALADLEDAKKINTTILKKDGVERMSTFYGYYILEAMAKAGDYDGALNVIREYWGGMLDLGATTFWEDFDILDTKNTGRIDELSPPNKFDIHGDFGEYCYVGFRHSLCHGWASGPTAWLSQYVLGINVMDAGEKIEIKPNLGNLKWAKGSFPTKYGLLQVSHTRNTDGSVKIEYDAPEGLIIIQ, encoded by the coding sequence ATGAAACATAGCATTCTATTCTTAATCACTGTTCTTGCATATACCTTAGGTTTGAACGCTCAACTTCCACCATCATTCGGAAAAGATGTGTCTGAAAGAGCGCGACCTTCAGAAATGACCAAGGTATATCTAACCCCTTCAAAAGTAATCTGGAAGTCTGACAATACCGGTCAATTTCTCATCAACCCAGAGCAGCTTTTAAAAAAGGGAAATGGTCAACTTGCCGTCAACGAGAATAATCTCTTTCAACTCAAGAGTACCCATGAGAACAAGCCTGGAATCCTTTTGGATTATGGAAAAGAGATACATGGCGGTGTTAAAATAGCCATGGGCATCAAAAAGGATAAATCACCCGTAAAATTGCGTTTGCGTTTTGGTGAATCTGTTGGGGAAGCCATGTCTGAAATTGGCGGGGAAACCAACGCCACCAACGAACATTCCATGCGTGATTTTGTAGTTGAAGTACCGTGGTTGGGCACTATAGAGGTTGGTGAAACAGGGTTTCGCTTTCTGCGTATTGATGTGGTCGAGGCCAATCAGGAAGTTCCCCTTAAATCTGTGGAAGCCGCTTTTGTTTACCGTGATATTCCCTATTTGGGATCCTTCAAAAGTAGCGATGAAAGACTCAATGAGATATGGCTCACCGGTGCTTACACTGTCCAATTGAACATGCAAGACTATCTTTGGGACGGCATCAAAAGGGACCGTCTGGTCTGGGTCGGTGATATGCATCCAGAGGTAATGACCATAAATACCGTTTTTGGCAATCATGATATCGTCCACAAAAGTTTGGACCTAGCCAGAGACCAACATCCGTTGCCTCAATGGATGAACGGTATAAGCTCATACTCCATGTGGTGGCTATTGATTCATAAAAACATATATGACTATCACGGTGATCTTGAATATCTAAAGGAGCAAAAAAGTTATATGATTGCACTTTTGGACCAACTTGCATCCTTTATAGACAAGGACAATAAGGAAACCCTTGATGGAGTCCGGTTCATGGATTGGCCTACCAGTGAAATTCCAGAGGCAGTTCACGCAGGGCTTCAGGCTATGATGGTAATGACCTTTGAGGCTGGAAGCGAAATCATGGATATTTACGGAAAACCAGAACTAAAGAAAAAGTATGGCAAAGTAGCCGAAAGACTTCGTAAGCATAAACCTAGGGACAACACTACCAAACAAGCCGCCGCCTTGATGGCATTAGCCGATTTAGAAGATGCCAAAAAAATCAATACCACCATTTTAAAGAAAGATGGTGTAGAGCGAATGTCAACGTTTTACGGCTACTACATTTTAGAAGCCATGGCCAAAGCCGGGGATTATGATGGAGCCCTAAATGTAATTCGCGAGTATTGGGGCGGTATGCTCGATTTAGGGGCCACAACCTTTTGGGAAGATTTTGATATCCTCGATACCAAAAACACAGGACGTATTGATGAGCTGAGTCCTCCCAACAAATTCGATATTCATGGTGACTTTGGCGAGTATTGCTATGTGGGCTTCAGGCACAGCCTGTGTCATGGTTGGGCGAGCGGACCAACAGCGTGGCTCAGTCAATATGTACTAGGAATCAACGTAATGGATGCTGGTGAAAAGATTGAAATCAAACCCAATCTTGGAAATTTAAAATGGGCCAAAGGAAGTTTCCCAACAAAATATGGCTTGTTACAAGTAAGCCATACGAGAAATACCGATGGTTCTGTAAAAATTGAATATGACGCGCCTGAAGGATTAATCATAATCCAATAG